A stretch of Microtus pennsylvanicus isolate mMicPen1 chromosome 5, mMicPen1.hap1, whole genome shotgun sequence DNA encodes these proteins:
- the Lyrm2 gene encoding LYR motif-containing protein 2, whose protein sequence is MASSRLPPGALTLKQFMRRQQVLLLYRKIFRAIRQVPSEADRKYLQDWAREEFKRNKSATEEDTIRMMITQGNMQLKELERTLALAKS, encoded by the exons ATGGCGTCCTCCCGCTTGCCTCCCGGGGCGCTGACTCTGAAGCAG TTCATGAGAAGGCAGCAAGTCCTCCTCCTCTACAGAAAGATCTTCCGAGCGATTAGGCAAGTTCCCAGCGAGGCTGACCGAAAGTACCTTCAGGACTGGGCCAGGGAAGAATTCAAAAGGAACAAAAGCGCCACAGAAGAG gATACCATCCGAATGATGATTACTCAAGGCAATATGCAACTAAAGGAATTAGAAAGGACACTCGCTTTAGCAAAGTCTTAA